DNA sequence from the Leishmania panamensis strain MHOM/PA/94/PSC-1 chromosome 17 sequence genome:
TCCTCTGCTCTTggtgtgcgcttgtgtgcgtggatTCGTGCCGATCTTCACCCCTCCTGCAGCCccttctgtctctctttctcactaCCGCCGTACGGATCCGCGGCTGCACCAATGCACTCAATTTTGTGTCTTTCAGCGATGTATGCTACCCCTTCGCAGCCATGATGGACGGCTGCTgtcctttctttcccccgCCGTTGCCATGCGCGCGGCACTTCTGTCGTTTCAAACCGTGTCGgcttcttttgttttcgccTTTCGTCATTTCTGTTCTCGCCTCTCGTAGTCGATGTCAGTGATGTCGATTgccttgtgcgtgtgttcacCTTGTTGCagtccttctctcccacctcTTTCCGCAACTTCTCCTGGACGTAGTGGCTCTGTGCTGTCCACAGCgttcctctccaccccccttttcgcactccggtgcagctgctggtacCGTAAAGCGCATGCAGGGCGCAGTTGAGCATCCGGATCGCGCTGACATTGGTACGAAGacgaaaggagaaaagaaagtgcCAAGCGACGGCCCGGCTCCGCAGGGGCGTGATGAGGTGTAACAGGTGGAACATGGGACCCCTTCTTGTCCCTCGCGTaccgtccccctccctcctttcctccggGAAGAGTACCCACTTGGGGGTGGTTCACGACTACCGTGTGTCTCCTCGTTTTACTGCGCCACCGGTGCTATTGGCGAGGACAACCCAGAAAAGCAGGCACACTGCTTGTCGTTGCTCGATGCACGCTGACGTGACCCTGCCACGCAGCCTGCAACGCGACGCGCTACCTTTGCAGCCCTGACGCatgcgcccacacacgcctcaGTGCCGGGCATGCGTCCGCACCCTTTCCATTGTTTCCTCTACTCtgtcctctccttcttctaCCAGTGTATTGCCGGCTACGCTGCCACAGCCACCCTCAGCAGGATATgcccgccgcctctctcccgtGGAGATCATCTTACGAAGGTACCATTCTTTACCCTAacccctctgctgcttcatGGCGACCCCAATGACGCAGTTCTCCCTCACGGAAGACGAGCTGGATGATGCTCTTGGCCTCGCCATCCACACCGCAAACGCGGCAGCCTTCATAATGAACAGCGCAGTTGACGAGAGGACAAGCGGCACCCTCGAAGTGCAGACGAAGACCAACGCGGCAGATCTCGTGACGCCGTGCGAAAAACAGtgcagggaggaggtgctgaatATCCTGCGCGCAGGCACTCCATCATATGCTATTCTGAGCGGGGAGATGCATCGAGAGGCGGTGCTCGGTGACGGCCCCACGTGGATCGTCGGCCCGATTGATGGGACCATTAGTTTTGCGCACGGTCTCTTTGACTGCTGCATCTCCATCGCATTAGCCCTTCGCAAGGAGCCGGTACTGAGTGTCGTGTGTGCCCCACGCCTGCAGGAAGTCTTCACCGCCGTCAAGAACCGTGGCGCCTTCAGCAACGGCCAGCGCATTCACGTCTCGTTGGCAACATCGCTGAAAGAAAGCGTTGTGCTGCTCCACCAAGGCTGCAGCCGTAGCGATGCTGCCGTGAAGAGTGTGACAGCAAtgcaggtggcgctggcAAAGCTCCCCGTACAGGGATTGCGGTGCAGTGGGTCGGCAGCGCTGGATATGTGCCTTGTCGCGGCCGGGCGAGCGGAGCTGTGCTGGGGAGTGGGCGTGAACCCGTGGGATGTGGCGGCAGGGGTGATTATGGTGCGTGAGGCAGGCGGCGTTGTGCTTGACGCCGAAAGCGCCGATACCTTCG
Encoded proteins:
- a CDS encoding myo-inositol-1(or 4)-monophosphatase 1, putative (TriTrypDB/GeneDB-style sysID: LpmP.17.1360), with amino-acid sequence MTQFSLTEDELDDALGLAIHTANAAAFIMNSAVDERTSGTLEVQTKTNAADLVTPCEKQCREEVLNILRAGTPSYAILSGEMHREAVLGDGPTWIVGPIDGTISFAHGLFDCCISIALALRKEPVLSVVCAPRLQEVFTAVKNRGAFSNGQRIHVSLATSLKESVVLLHQGCSRSDAAVKSVTAMQVALAKLPVQGLRCSGSAALDMCLVAAGRAELCWGVGVNPWDVAAGVIMVREAGGVVLDAESADTFDLTRRGVCCGCSLDIAKQGVELSLKQN